From a single Pirellulales bacterium genomic region:
- the pilM gene encoding type IV pilus assembly protein PilM translates to MARSDAVWGIDIGQCALKALRCRPGGEPSQVLADAFDYVEYPKILSQPEADPAALVQEAITQFLSRNSVRGDRVAVSVPGQSGLARFIKLPPVEAKKIPDIVKYEARQQIPFSLEDVVWDYQKMVGGSEEEGFALETEVGLFAMKRDQVYRALKPFIDSGIEVDVVQLTPLALYNFVVFDQMQDLPPPADYDPDNPPPSTVLLSLGTDSTDLVVTNGFRVWQRSVPIGGNHFTKALTKELKLTFATAEHLKRNAAKADDPKALFQAMRPVFNDLLTEVQRSIGYFSNIDRRAKIGRVLGLGNAMKLPGLQRYLAQNLGNEFNRLETFRGLTGPSVVDAPAFKENVASFGVCYGLALQGLKESAIRTNLLPREIMKDRMIRAKKPWAVGAAAALLLGCTISYFGYWRAWNAVLQDNYFAPAVARANDVVSRARGYESSYTKAKDDYKKMGDVGQSLVPSAERRERWLEVWKALNLALPKDEGDLPADVTKRKSLNILSVQAQHLDDVTSWYTSIKEFDKAEPKAPPPPPPPPADGAEATPPPPEPTPEPEVTGPSGPGWIISLRGYHFHNDRVHLETSKEHYVRQTIIRNLKSGKLTIPEEDRVPDGPSEIDLKKIGLLFPVVVPASGARTYEVFWENKIEGADDGPNVEGAAGQAKQIPAPRFDFFVELCWLDEPPQEEPPPPAEEGAAPVEPADAAPPPAVATPAPTPEESPPAEGAPAAASPMPAGGEPAPAAPPGEAPTEPPAAPAGEAPPAAGEAPAGESPAPPASPPAGAPPAAAPNP, encoded by the coding sequence ATGGCGAGAAGTGATGCCGTTTGGGGTATCGATATCGGCCAATGTGCGCTCAAGGCGCTGCGTTGCCGCCCCGGAGGGGAGCCTTCGCAGGTTTTGGCCGACGCCTTCGACTACGTCGAATACCCCAAAATCCTCAGCCAGCCCGAGGCCGATCCCGCGGCCCTGGTGCAAGAGGCCATCACGCAGTTCTTGTCGCGCAACAGCGTGCGCGGCGATCGGGTGGCGGTGTCGGTGCCCGGGCAAAGCGGCCTGGCGCGGTTCATCAAGTTGCCGCCGGTCGAAGCCAAGAAGATTCCGGACATCGTCAAGTACGAGGCGCGGCAACAGATTCCCTTTTCGCTCGAAGACGTCGTGTGGGACTATCAAAAGATGGTCGGCGGCAGTGAAGAGGAGGGTTTTGCGCTGGAGACCGAGGTGGGCCTGTTCGCGATGAAGCGCGACCAGGTGTATCGCGCGCTGAAGCCGTTCATCGACTCCGGCATCGAAGTCGACGTCGTGCAGTTGACGCCGCTGGCACTCTACAACTTCGTCGTTTTCGACCAGATGCAAGATCTGCCGCCTCCGGCCGACTACGATCCCGACAATCCACCACCGTCGACGGTTTTGCTTTCGCTCGGCACCGATTCGACCGACCTGGTTGTCACCAACGGTTTCCGCGTCTGGCAGCGCAGCGTGCCGATCGGCGGCAACCATTTCACCAAGGCCCTGACCAAGGAACTGAAGCTGACCTTCGCCACGGCCGAGCATTTGAAGCGCAACGCCGCCAAGGCCGACGATCCCAAGGCGCTCTTTCAAGCCATGCGCCCCGTGTTCAACGATCTGTTGACCGAGGTGCAGCGCTCGATTGGTTATTTCTCGAACATCGATCGCCGCGCCAAGATCGGCCGCGTCCTCGGCCTGGGCAATGCCATGAAGCTCCCGGGGCTGCAGCGCTACCTGGCGCAAAACCTGGGCAATGAGTTCAACCGGCTGGAGACGTTCCGCGGGCTGACCGGTCCCTCGGTGGTGGATGCGCCAGCCTTCAAGGAAAACGTGGCCAGCTTCGGCGTCTGCTACGGTTTGGCGCTACAGGGGCTGAAAGAGTCGGCCATCCGCACGAACTTGCTGCCGCGCGAGATCATGAAGGACCGCATGATTCGCGCGAAAAAGCCGTGGGCTGTCGGCGCAGCGGCCGCGCTCCTGCTCGGCTGCACGATCAGCTACTTCGGCTACTGGCGCGCCTGGAACGCCGTGCTGCAGGACAACTATTTCGCGCCGGCTGTGGCTCGTGCGAACGACGTCGTGTCCCGGGCGCGCGGCTACGAGTCGAGCTACACCAAGGCCAAAGACGACTACAAAAAAATGGGGGACGTGGGGCAGAGCCTGGTCCCTAGCGCCGAACGGCGTGAGCGCTGGCTCGAGGTCTGGAAAGCGCTGAACCTGGCGCTGCCCAAGGACGAGGGCGACTTGCCGGCCGACGTGACGAAGCGGAAATCGCTGAATATTTTGTCGGTGCAGGCACAGCATCTTGATGATGTCACGTCATGGTACACGAGCATCAAGGAATTCGATAAGGCCGAACCCAAGGCGCCACCGCCTCCCCCGCCGCCGCCTGCCGACGGGGCCGAAGCCACGCCGCCTCCCCCTGAGCCCACCCCCGAACCCGAAGTCACAGGGCCGAGCGGCCCCGGCTGGATCATTTCGCTGCGCGGCTATCACTTTCACAACGACAGGGTGCATCTGGAAACGAGCAAGGAGCATTACGTCCGCCAGACGATCATCCGGAATCTGAAGTCGGGCAAGCTGACCATTCCCGAAGAGGATCGTGTGCCGGACGGTCCTAGCGAAATCGATCTGAAAAAAATCGGATTGCTCTTCCCCGTGGTCGTGCCCGCCTCGGGAGCCCGCACCTACGAAGTCTTTTGGGAGAACAAAATCGAGGGTGCTGACGACGGCCCCAACGTAGAAGGAGCTGCCGGCCAAGCGAAACAGATTCCCGCGCCGCGCTTCGATTTTTTCGTCGAGCTGTGTTGGTTGGATGAACCGCCGCAAGAGGAACCACCGCCGCCTGCGGAAGAGGGCGCGGCGCCGGTTGAGCCCGCCGACGCGGCCCCGCCCCCTGCAGTTGCCACACCCGCACCGACCCCCGAGGAATCTCCGCCGGCCGAGGGCGCTCCCGCGGCGGCGTCACCCATGCCAGCGGGTGGTGAACCGGCGCCCGCTGCACCCCCGGGCGAAGCCCCGACCGAACCGCCTGCGGCGCCTGCCGGCGAAGCTCCGCCTGCCGCGGGTGAAGCACCGGCGGGCGAAAGTCCAGCGCCTCCTGCATCGCCGCCAGCCGGCGCGCCGCCAGCGGCCGCGCCTAATCCCTAA